The following proteins come from a genomic window of Streptomyces sp. GS7:
- a CDS encoding ABC transporter permease, with protein sequence MSQAETVPRAPRRLWSLGLLRSEIGTTFRRWRTLALLAVLAGVPVLVGVAVKIETGSRGPGGGDGGPAFISQVTNNGLFLVFTSLAVTLPFFLPMAIGVIAGDAIAGEANAGTLRYLLVAPAGRTRLLLAKYATSMAFCLVGTLVVALSALATGAALFPLGKVTLLSGTSISFGEGLLRALAIAAVVALSLLGVAALGLFISTLTNSGIAAMATTVGLLITVQILDTIPQLHAIQPYLFSHYWLSFADLLRDPVYWDQLQKNLGLQALYAVVFGSAAWARFTTRDITA encoded by the coding sequence ATGTCGCAGGCTGAGACGGTGCCGCGCGCGCCCCGCCGGCTGTGGTCGCTGGGTCTGCTGCGCAGCGAGATCGGTACGACCTTCCGGCGCTGGCGCACCCTCGCGCTGCTTGCCGTGCTCGCCGGCGTCCCGGTCCTGGTCGGCGTCGCCGTCAAGATCGAGACCGGCAGTCGCGGTCCGGGTGGCGGGGACGGCGGCCCGGCGTTCATCTCCCAGGTCACCAACAACGGCCTCTTCCTGGTCTTCACCTCCCTCGCGGTGACGCTGCCGTTCTTCCTGCCGATGGCCATCGGGGTCATCGCGGGCGACGCCATCGCCGGCGAGGCCAACGCGGGGACGCTGCGCTATCTCCTCGTCGCCCCCGCGGGCCGCACCCGCCTGCTGCTCGCCAAGTACGCGACGAGCATGGCGTTCTGCCTGGTCGGCACCCTGGTCGTGGCGCTCTCGGCGCTGGCGACCGGCGCGGCGCTGTTCCCCCTCGGCAAGGTCACCCTGCTCTCCGGTACGTCCATATCCTTCGGCGAGGGGTTGCTGCGGGCGCTGGCGATCGCCGCCGTGGTGGCGCTGTCCCTCCTCGGGGTGGCGGCGCTGGGCCTGTTCATCTCGACGCTCACCAACAGCGGGATCGCGGCGATGGCGACCACGGTCGGCCTGCTGATCACCGTGCAGATCCTGGACACCATCCCGCAGCTGCACGCCATCCAGCCGTATCTCTTCTCGCACTACTGGCTGTCCTTCGCGGACCTGCTCCGCGACCCCGTCTACTGGGACCAGTTGCAGAAGAACCTCGGCCTTCAGGCGCTGTACGCGGTGGTGTTCGGCTCGGCGGCCTGGGCGCGGTTCACCACCCGCGACATCACTGCCTGA
- a CDS encoding 2-oxoacid:ferredoxin oxidoreductase subunit beta encodes MTETISEGASQIEALSLVPKAEAKQSMKDFKSDQEVRWCPGCGDYAVLAAVQGFMPELGLAKENIVFVSGIGCSSRFPYYMNTYGMHSIHGRAPAIATGLASSRRDLSVWVVTGDGDALSIGGNHLIHALRRNVNLKILLFNNRIYGLTKGQYSPTSELGKITKSTPMGSLDAPFNPVSLALGAEATFVARTIDSDRKHLTSVLREAAAHPGTALVEIYQNCNIFNDGAFEVLKDKEQAQEAVIRLEHGQPIRFGTPAPDGLGSKGVVRDPSSGDLMIIDVTEEGADGVLVHDAHSPSPTTAFALSRLADPDTLHRTPIGVLRNVDRPVYDTLMADQLEHAVEQQGKGDLSALLAGNDTWTVVG; translated from the coding sequence ATGACTGAGACGATCTCGGAGGGGGCCTCGCAGATCGAGGCGCTCTCCCTGGTGCCCAAGGCCGAGGCCAAGCAGTCCATGAAGGACTTCAAGTCCGACCAGGAAGTGCGCTGGTGCCCCGGTTGCGGTGACTACGCCGTCCTCGCCGCCGTCCAGGGCTTCATGCCCGAACTCGGCCTGGCGAAGGAGAACATCGTCTTCGTCTCCGGCATCGGCTGCTCCTCCCGCTTCCCGTACTACATGAACACCTACGGGATGCACTCCATCCACGGCCGCGCCCCGGCCATCGCCACCGGCCTGGCCTCCTCGCGCCGCGACCTGTCCGTCTGGGTCGTCACCGGCGACGGCGACGCGCTGTCCATCGGCGGCAACCACCTCATCCACGCGCTGCGGCGCAACGTCAACCTCAAGATCCTGCTGTTCAACAACCGGATCTACGGGCTGACCAAGGGCCAGTACAGCCCCACCTCCGAACTCGGCAAGATCACCAAGTCGACGCCGATGGGCTCGCTGGACGCGCCGTTCAACCCGGTCTCGCTGGCACTCGGCGCCGAGGCGACCTTCGTCGCCCGCACCATCGACTCCGACCGCAAGCACCTGACCTCGGTGCTGCGCGAGGCCGCCGCGCACCCCGGCACGGCACTGGTGGAGATCTACCAGAACTGCAACATCTTCAACGACGGCGCCTTCGAGGTCCTCAAGGACAAGGAACAGGCCCAGGAAGCCGTGATCCGCCTGGAGCACGGGCAGCCGATCCGGTTCGGCACCCCGGCACCCGACGGCCTGGGCTCCAAGGGCGTGGTCCGCGACCCGTCCTCCGGCGACCTCATGATCATCGACGTCACCGAGGAGGGCGCCGACGGCGTCCTGGTGCACGACGCGCACAGCCCCTCCCCCACCACGGCGTTCGCCCTCTCCCGGCTCGCCGACCCCGACACCCTGCACCGCACCCCGATCGGCGTGCTGCGCAACGTCGACCGGCCGGTCTACGACACGCTGATGGCCGACCAACTGGAGCACGCCGTCGAGCAGCAGGGCAAGGGCGACCTCTCCGCCCTGCTGGCCGGCAACGACACCTGGACGGTCGTCGGCTGA
- a CDS encoding ABC transporter ATP-binding protein: MPPPSAADSGRAVPRDADHVIETRGLTKAYRGGQLAVDRLDLAVPRGSVFGFLGPNGSGKTTTIRMLMGLIEPTAGSARVLGRPMPAASRRVLPAVGALIEGPALYGFLNGRDNLRRFDAADPAADPRTRDARVDRALERVGLGAAAGKKARAYSLGMKQRLGLAAALLQPRELLVLDEPTNGLDPQGMREIRSLVRELAADGTTVFLSSHLLDEIEQVCTHAAVMARGRLITQGTVAELSATVLDSGGHGRLAVTTPDPSDAVRVLKEHGVTDLRVAGDRVTGDLPAPVDGQPAEPADLNAALVRAGVRVRAFGAERASLEDVFVHLTGEGFDVAG, from the coding sequence ATGCCACCGCCATCCGCCGCGGATTCCGGGCGCGCGGTGCCGCGCGACGCGGACCACGTGATCGAGACCCGCGGGCTGACCAAGGCGTACCGCGGCGGCCAGCTCGCCGTCGACCGCCTCGACCTCGCCGTACCGCGCGGCAGCGTCTTCGGCTTCCTCGGCCCCAACGGCTCCGGCAAGACCACCACCATCCGGATGCTGATGGGCCTGATCGAGCCGACCGCCGGCAGCGCCCGGGTGCTCGGCCGGCCCATGCCGGCCGCGAGCCGCCGGGTGCTCCCCGCGGTGGGCGCGCTCATCGAGGGCCCGGCGCTCTACGGCTTCCTCAACGGCCGGGACAACCTGCGGCGCTTCGACGCCGCCGACCCGGCCGCCGACCCGCGCACCCGCGACGCGCGGGTGGACCGGGCGCTGGAGCGGGTGGGCCTCGGTGCCGCCGCCGGCAAGAAGGCGCGCGCCTACTCCCTCGGGATGAAGCAGCGCCTCGGCCTGGCCGCCGCGCTGCTCCAGCCCCGTGAGCTGCTGGTCCTGGACGAGCCGACCAACGGCCTGGACCCGCAGGGCATGCGGGAGATCCGCAGCCTGGTCCGGGAGCTGGCCGCGGACGGCACCACGGTCTTCCTCTCCTCCCACCTCCTCGACGAGATCGAGCAGGTCTGCACCCATGCCGCGGTGATGGCTCGCGGCCGGCTGATCACCCAGGGCACGGTCGCCGAACTCTCCGCCACCGTCCTCGACTCGGGCGGCCACGGCCGGCTGGCGGTGACCACCCCGGACCCGTCCGACGCGGTCCGCGTCCTGAAGGAGCACGGGGTGACCGACCTCCGGGTCGCCGGCGACCGGGTGACCGGCGACCTCCCCGCGCCGGTGGACGGGCAGCCGGCGGAGCCGGCGGATCTGAACGCGGCGCTGGTCCGGGCCGGCGTCCGGGTCCGCGCCTTCGGCGCCGAGCGGGCGTCACTGGAGGACGTCTTCGTGCATCTCACCGGGGAGGGCTTCGATGTCGCAGGCTGA
- a CDS encoding LolA family protein, with amino-acid sequence MPRNEPTEVTEEWDGGRSSKRRKAVRYAVPVAVAGVTAATIGLVPAFAGSGSPDLPKISAQDLIAKIAKSDVQQLSGTVQVTTDLGLPSLPGGMGGAGGFGGGPGGGGHGGHGGSGASASPQSKLTELASGTHTLRVAADGPEKQRVSIVDKTADYTLVHNGKDVWAYDSGSNTVVHNTAREDGRHGKPGKQGKHHEGPEDLPQGLQNATPQELAQQALKAAGDTTSVTVGDTAKVAGRDAYQLVIKPRQSGSTIGSIRVAVDAANGVPLKFTLTPKSGGPAAIDVGYTSVDFAKPAASTFSFTPPKGAKVVNGDQQRAKEQHGKGAKDRKGLKDFGGLNVIGKDWTSIAKIKGAAGAGGKDQAAKGQAGKMLDSLGSKVTGSFGSGHLFSTRLVNALITDNGTVYVGAVDKQALIDAANAAK; translated from the coding sequence ATGCCACGGAACGAACCGACCGAGGTCACCGAGGAATGGGACGGGGGGCGCTCGTCGAAGCGCCGTAAGGCGGTGCGCTACGCCGTACCGGTCGCGGTGGCGGGGGTGACGGCGGCGACGATCGGGCTGGTCCCGGCGTTCGCCGGATCCGGTTCCCCGGACCTGCCCAAGATCTCCGCGCAGGACCTGATAGCCAAGATCGCCAAATCCGATGTCCAGCAGCTCTCCGGCACGGTCCAGGTCACCACGGACCTCGGACTGCCGTCCCTGCCGGGCGGCATGGGCGGGGCCGGCGGCTTCGGCGGCGGCCCGGGCGGCGGCGGGCACGGTGGGCACGGCGGGTCCGGCGCCTCCGCGTCGCCGCAGAGCAAGCTCACCGAGCTCGCGTCCGGTACGCACACGCTGCGCGTCGCCGCCGACGGCCCCGAGAAGCAGCGGGTGTCGATCGTCGACAAGACCGCCGACTACACCCTCGTCCACAACGGCAAGGACGTCTGGGCGTACGACAGCGGCAGCAACACCGTCGTGCACAACACCGCCCGCGAGGACGGCCGTCACGGCAAGCCCGGCAAGCAGGGCAAGCACCACGAAGGCCCCGAGGACCTCCCCCAGGGCCTGCAGAACGCCACTCCGCAGGAGCTCGCCCAGCAGGCCCTGAAGGCGGCCGGCGACACCACCTCCGTCACGGTCGGCGACACCGCCAAGGTGGCCGGGCGGGACGCCTACCAGCTCGTCATCAAGCCCAGGCAGTCCGGCTCCACGATCGGCTCGATCCGGGTCGCGGTGGACGCCGCCAACGGCGTCCCGCTGAAGTTCACCCTCACCCCCAAGAGCGGAGGCCCGGCGGCCATCGACGTCGGCTACACCAGCGTCGACTTCGCCAAGCCCGCCGCGAGCACCTTCTCCTTCACCCCGCCCAAGGGCGCCAAGGTCGTCAACGGCGACCAGCAGCGGGCGAAGGAGCAGCACGGCAAGGGCGCCAAGGACCGCAAGGGCCTGAAGGACTTCGGTGGACTGAACGTCATCGGCAAGGACTGGACGTCCATCGCCAAGATCAAGGGAGCGGCCGGCGCCGGCGGCAAGGACCAGGCCGCCAAGGGCCAGGCCGGCAAGATGCTGGACAGCCTGGGCAGCAAGGTGACCGGCTCCTTCGGCTCCGGCCACCTCTTCAGCACCCGGCTGGTCAACGCCCTGATCACGGACAACGGCACGGTCTACGTCGGCGCCGTCGACAAGCAGGCCCTGATAGACGCGGCCAACGCCGCGAAGTAG
- a CDS encoding 2-oxoacid:acceptor oxidoreductase subunit alpha yields the protein MTSQVSSTAEQADGALVGEQRSPGSGDPGKEVRRLDRVIIRFAGDSGDGMQLTGDRFTSETASFGNDLSTLPNFPAEIRAPAGTLPGVSSFQLHFADHDILTPGDAPNVLVAMNPAALKANIGDVPRGAEIIVNTDEFTKRPMAKVGYATSPLEDGSLEAYNVHPVPLTTLTIEALKEFGLSRKEAERSKNMFALGLLSWMYHRPTEGTEKFLRAKFAKKPDIAEANVTAFRAGWNFGETTEDFATSYEVAPATTAFPTGTYRNISGNLALSYGLVAASRQADLPLYLGSYPITPASDILHELSKHKNFGVRTFQAEDEIAGIGAALGAAFGGSLAVTTTSGPGVALKSETIGLAVSLELPLLIVDIQRGGPSTGLPTKTEQADLLQAMYGRNGEAPVPIVAPKTPADCFDAALEAARIALTYRTPVLLLSDGYLANGSEPWRIPEVDELPDLRVQFAAGPNHELTDGTEVFWPYKRDPQTLARPWAVPGTPGLEHRIGGIEKQDGTGNISYAPANHDFMVRTRQAKVDGIDVPDAEVDDPVDESGRGAGTLVVGWGSTYGPITAAVRRVRGAGERIAQVHLRHLNPFPRNLGEVLGRYDKVIVPEMNLGQLATLLRARYLVDARSHTQVSGMPFKAEQLAEVFKEAIND from the coding sequence GTGACCAGCCAGGTCAGTAGCACAGCCGAGCAGGCCGACGGAGCGCTTGTCGGGGAACAGCGCAGCCCCGGCAGCGGGGACCCGGGCAAGGAAGTCCGGCGCCTGGACCGGGTGATCATCCGGTTCGCCGGCGACTCCGGTGACGGTATGCAGCTCACCGGTGACCGGTTCACGTCCGAGACGGCGTCCTTCGGCAACGACCTGTCGACGCTGCCGAACTTCCCCGCCGAGATCCGGGCCCCCGCCGGCACCCTCCCGGGCGTCTCCAGCTTCCAGCTGCACTTCGCCGACCACGACATCCTCACCCCCGGTGACGCGCCGAACGTGCTCGTGGCGATGAACCCGGCCGCCCTGAAGGCGAACATCGGCGACGTGCCGCGCGGCGCGGAGATCATCGTCAACACCGACGAGTTCACCAAGCGCCCGATGGCGAAGGTGGGCTATGCCACCAGCCCGCTGGAGGACGGCTCGCTGGAGGCGTACAACGTCCACCCGGTGCCGCTGACGACGCTGACCATCGAGGCGCTGAAGGAGTTCGGGCTCTCCCGCAAGGAGGCCGAGCGCAGCAAGAACATGTTCGCGCTGGGGCTGCTCTCCTGGATGTACCACCGCCCGACCGAGGGCACCGAGAAGTTCCTGCGCGCCAAGTTCGCCAAGAAGCCGGACATCGCGGAGGCGAACGTCACCGCCTTCCGTGCCGGCTGGAACTTCGGCGAGACCACCGAGGACTTCGCGACGTCCTACGAGGTCGCCCCGGCCACCACCGCCTTCCCGACCGGCACGTACCGCAACATCTCCGGGAACCTCGCGCTGTCCTACGGGCTGGTCGCGGCGAGCCGGCAGGCCGACCTGCCGCTGTACCTGGGCTCGTACCCGATCACCCCGGCCTCCGACATCCTGCACGAGCTGTCCAAGCACAAGAACTTCGGTGTGCGGACGTTCCAGGCGGAGGACGAGATCGCCGGCATCGGCGCGGCGCTGGGCGCGGCCTTCGGCGGCTCGCTGGCCGTGACCACGACCTCGGGCCCCGGTGTGGCGCTGAAGTCGGAGACCATCGGCCTCGCGGTCAGCCTCGAACTCCCGCTGCTGATCGTGGACATCCAGCGCGGCGGCCCCTCGACGGGCCTGCCCACCAAGACCGAGCAGGCCGACCTGCTCCAGGCGATGTACGGGCGCAACGGCGAGGCTCCGGTGCCGATCGTGGCACCGAAGACGCCCGCCGACTGCTTCGACGCGGCGCTGGAGGCGGCCCGGATCGCGCTCACCTACCGCACCCCGGTCCTCCTGCTCTCCGACGGCTACCTGGCCAACGGCTCGGAGCCCTGGCGCATCCCCGAGGTGGACGAACTCCCCGACCTGCGCGTGCAGTTCGCCGCCGGCCCCAACCACGAGCTGACGGACGGCACCGAGGTGTTCTGGCCCTACAAGCGCGACCCGCAGACGCTGGCGCGCCCGTGGGCCGTCCCCGGCACGCCCGGTCTGGAGCACCGGATCGGCGGCATCGAGAAGCAGGACGGCACCGGCAACATCTCGTACGCCCCGGCCAACCACGACTTCATGGTGCGCACCCGCCAGGCCAAGGTGGACGGCATCGACGTCCCGGACGCCGAGGTCGACGACCCGGTGGACGAGAGCGGCCGGGGCGCCGGCACGCTGGTGGTGGGCTGGGGTTCGACGTACGGCCCGATCACCGCCGCGGTACGGCGCGTGCGGGGCGCCGGGGAGCGCATCGCACAGGTGCATCTGCGCCACCTCAACCCCTTCCCGCGGAATCTCGGCGAGGTCCTCGGGCGTTACGACAAGGTGATCGTGCCGGAGATGAACCTCGGGCAGCTCGCCACCCTGCTGCGCGCCAGGTATCTGGTCGACGCGCGCTCGCACACCCAGGTCAGCGGAATGCCGTTCAAGGCCGAGCAGCTCGCGGAGGTCTTTAAGGAGGCCATCAATGACTGA
- the rarD gene encoding EamA family transporter RarD has translation MQPRSDQRTGLAYGLAAYTMWGLLPLYWHLLSAAAPAEILAHRMVWSLPVAVAILAVLRRWSWIRPLLRQPRRLGLILVCAVVISLNWFLYIWAVNTGHVLEASLGYFINPLVSIAFGVLVLRERLRPLQWTAVGVGALAVVVMTIAYGKMPWIALGLALSFATYGLVKKGIKLDGIEGFSAETALQALPALGYLVFLGIHGESSFTTGGVGQALLLSACGIATAVPLICFGASAVRLPLTTIGMLQYLAPTFQFLLGLTVFHEKMPAERWAGFALVWAALAVLTWDALRTARQGRTELARAAARAGETAAAEAARATRTASDPAGPEAGPQAAPGPVRQ, from the coding sequence TTGCAGCCTCGAAGCGACCAGCGCACCGGACTCGCCTACGGCCTCGCCGCCTACACCATGTGGGGTCTGCTGCCGCTCTACTGGCATCTCCTCAGTGCCGCAGCACCCGCCGAGATCCTGGCCCACCGCATGGTCTGGTCGCTGCCCGTCGCCGTCGCCATCCTGGCCGTGCTGCGCCGCTGGTCCTGGATACGCCCGCTGCTGCGGCAGCCACGGAGGCTCGGGCTGATCCTGGTCTGCGCCGTCGTCATCTCGCTGAACTGGTTCCTGTACATCTGGGCGGTCAACACCGGGCACGTGCTGGAAGCCTCACTGGGCTACTTCATCAACCCGCTGGTCAGCATCGCCTTCGGGGTGCTGGTACTGCGGGAGCGGCTCCGGCCGCTCCAGTGGACGGCGGTGGGCGTCGGCGCGCTGGCCGTCGTGGTGATGACCATCGCCTACGGCAAGATGCCCTGGATCGCGCTCGGGCTGGCCCTGTCGTTCGCGACGTACGGGCTGGTCAAGAAGGGCATCAAGCTCGACGGCATCGAGGGGTTCAGCGCCGAGACGGCGCTCCAGGCGCTGCCGGCGCTGGGGTATCTGGTCTTCCTCGGGATCCACGGTGAGTCCAGCTTCACCACCGGCGGGGTGGGCCAGGCGCTGCTTCTGTCGGCGTGCGGTATCGCCACCGCGGTGCCGCTGATCTGCTTCGGCGCCTCGGCGGTACGGCTGCCGCTGACGACGATCGGCATGCTGCAGTACCTGGCGCCGACCTTCCAGTTCCTGCTCGGCCTGACGGTCTTTCACGAGAAGATGCCGGCGGAGCGCTGGGCCGGCTTCGCGCTCGTGTGGGCCGCGCTGGCGGTACTGACCTGGGACGCGCTGCGCACCGCCCGGCAGGGCCGGACGGAGCTGGCCCGGGCCGCGGCACGGGCCGGCGAGACGGCCGCGGCCGAGGCGGCGCGGGCCACCCGGACCGCCTCGGACCCGGCCGGGCCCGAGGCCGGGCCGCAGGCCGCCCCCGGGCCCGTCAGGCAGTGA
- a CDS encoding polyprenyl synthetase family protein, whose translation MTVVGPIGLSVRDQALEADVQAGLAAVEEGLLEATKSDVPFITEAAQHLVRAGGKRFRPMLSMLAAQFGDPYSPGVVPSAVVVELTHLATLYHDDVMDEADVRRGVASANARWGNSVAVLTGDFLFARASHILADLGPEAVRIQAEAFERLVTGQILETAGPRDGRDPVDHYLDVIAGKTGSLIAVACRFGAMMSGADESTVNILTQYGERLGTAFQLADDVLDIASDSHESGKTPGTDLREGIPTLPVLRLRALAESSAGTPEDRALCELLAGDLTDDARHAEALAGLRAHPALEQARRDTVRYAEDARATLAPLPECMAKSALEGLCDTVVHRAG comes from the coding sequence GTGACCGTCGTCGGGCCCATTGGGCTGAGCGTGCGGGACCAGGCTCTTGAGGCCGATGTCCAGGCCGGGTTGGCGGCTGTCGAGGAGGGCCTTCTGGAGGCCACCAAGAGCGACGTGCCGTTCATCACCGAAGCCGCGCAGCATCTCGTGCGGGCCGGGGGCAAGCGGTTCCGCCCGATGCTCTCGATGCTGGCGGCCCAGTTCGGCGACCCGTACAGCCCCGGTGTGGTGCCCTCGGCGGTCGTCGTGGAGCTGACGCACCTGGCGACGCTCTACCACGACGACGTGATGGACGAGGCCGATGTGCGCCGCGGGGTGGCCAGCGCCAACGCCCGCTGGGGCAACTCCGTCGCGGTGCTGACCGGTGACTTCCTCTTCGCCCGCGCCTCGCACATCCTCGCCGACCTCGGGCCCGAGGCGGTCCGGATCCAGGCAGAGGCGTTCGAGCGCCTGGTGACCGGGCAGATCCTGGAGACCGCGGGGCCGCGCGACGGCCGCGACCCGGTCGACCACTATCTGGACGTCATCGCGGGCAAGACCGGCTCGCTGATCGCGGTCGCCTGCCGCTTCGGCGCGATGATGTCGGGGGCCGACGAGTCGACGGTCAACATCCTCACCCAGTACGGCGAGCGGCTGGGCACCGCCTTCCAGCTGGCGGACGACGTTCTGGACATCGCCAGCGACTCGCACGAGTCGGGCAAGACGCCCGGTACGGACCTGCGCGAGGGCATTCCGACGCTGCCCGTGCTGCGGCTGCGGGCGCTCGCCGAGAGCAGCGCCGGCACCCCCGAGGACCGCGCGCTGTGCGAGCTGCTGGCCGGCGATCTCACGGACGACGCCCGGCACGCCGAGGCGCTGGCCGGGCTGCGCGCCCACCCGGCGCTGGAGCAGGCCCGCCGGGACACGGTGCGCTACGCCGAGGACGCCCGCGCGACGCTGGCGCCGCTGCCCGAGTGCATGGCGAAGTCGGCGTTGGAGGGGCTCTGCGACACGGTGGTGCACCGCGCGGGGTGA
- a CDS encoding response regulator transcription factor — protein MQVVIAEDSVLLREGLTRLLTDRGHEVVAGVGDAEALIKVIGELADGGTLPDVVVADVRMPPTHTDEGVRAAVRLRRDHPELGVLVLSQYVEEQYATELLAGSSRGVGYLLKDRVAEVREFVDAVVRVARGGTALDPEVVAQLLGRSRKQDVLAHLTPREREVLGLMAEGRTNSAIARQLVVSDGAVEKHVSNIFLKLGLAPSDGDHRRVLAVLTYLDS, from the coding sequence GTGCAGGTGGTCATCGCCGAGGATTCGGTGCTGCTGCGGGAGGGCCTGACGCGGTTGCTGACCGACCGCGGGCACGAGGTCGTGGCCGGGGTCGGCGACGCCGAGGCGTTGATCAAGGTGATCGGGGAGCTGGCGGACGGGGGCACGCTGCCGGACGTGGTGGTGGCGGATGTGCGGATGCCGCCGACCCACACCGACGAGGGCGTACGGGCCGCGGTCCGGCTGCGCCGGGACCACCCCGAGCTGGGGGTGCTGGTGCTGTCGCAGTACGTGGAGGAGCAGTACGCGACCGAGTTGCTGGCCGGTTCGAGCCGGGGCGTCGGCTATCTGCTCAAGGACCGGGTCGCCGAGGTGCGGGAGTTCGTGGACGCGGTGGTGCGGGTGGCGCGCGGCGGTACGGCGCTGGACCCGGAGGTGGTGGCCCAGCTGCTGGGCCGCAGCCGCAAGCAGGACGTGCTGGCCCACCTGACGCCGCGGGAGCGGGAGGTGCTCGGGCTGATGGCCGAGGGCCGGACGAACTCCGCGATCGCCCGGCAGCTGGTGGTGAGCGACGGCGCCGTCGAGAAGCACGTCAGCAACATCTTCCTGAAGCTGGGCCTGGCTCCGAGTGACGGGGATCACCGCCGGGTGCTTGCGGTACTCACCTATCTCGACTCCTGA